Genomic segment of Candidatus Hydrogenedentota bacterium:
GCGAGAGTTTTGGGGAGGGGTTTGAGCGGTTCTGCGGCGTCCTCGCCGGTCTGGCGCGGGAGTTCCCCGGTGTGAACTTCGTGTATCCGGTGCATCTGAACCCCAATGTGCGCGGACCGGTTAACCGGGTGCTCTCCGCGCCGGGGCTTGAAAACGTCCGGCTCATCGAGCCCCAGGACTACCCGGTGTTCGTCTCCCTCATGGACCGGGCGCGGCTGATTCTGACCGATTCGGGGGGGGTGCAGGAGGAGGCGGCCACCCTCGGCAAGCCGACCCTGGTGCTGCGCGAGACGACAGAGCGGCCGGAGGCCGTGGCGGCGGGCGTGCTGCGGCTGGTGGGCACGGACCCCGCCCGCATCCGGGAGGCGGCGCGCGGGGTGCTGTCCGGGAAGGAAACATGGGGGGCTGACGGCGGCACGCGGGTCTACGGGGAGGGCGCCGCCTCGGCGTGCGTTGTGAAGGCCTGTGCGGATTTCCTGCGGGGGCGCGATGCCTAGCCGGCACCGCTTTCCCGCAGTCCTTCTTTTCCTGGCGGCCTTTCCCCTGTCTTTGGGGGCGCAGGAACCCGCCGTCTCCGTGCTCCATGCGGCGGACTACGGCGTCCAGCCTGACAAGGACCAGGACTGCGCCCCGGCGCTGCAGCAGGCGCTGGACGACATGGTCCGGCTTGGCCGTCCCGTTGTGGTGCAGTTGGAGCGCGGGGTATACCGTCTGGCTTCCGGGGATCCGGACGCCCCGATCCTGGCATTGCGCGGGGCGCGCGGGATGACCCTGCGCGGAAGGGGGGAGGGCACAGTGCTGCTGGTCAGCGGCCCCTGCGGCGGGTGCCTGCTCCTGGAGGGGTGCGAGGCCTGCTCCGTGGAGGAGTTGTCGGTGGACTATGATCCCGTGCCGTTTTCCCAGGGCGCGGTGCTTCAAGTGAACGCGGCAAAGGGCTGGATGGATGTGGCCATCACGGAGGGCTTTCCCGAGCCGGACCATGCGTGGTTCGCCGGGGCTTCCCGCCCGGGCGACCGGTGGGGTCTGCTCTTTGAGCGGGACCGGCCGCGGCTCAAGGCGGGCGCCCCCGGCGTTTTCTATGTGGACGCCTGGACCCGTCTGTCGGGCCGGGTCTGGCGGGTGCGGCCCGCGAACGCCCGGCGGGACGGGCTGGGCTGGGCGGTGATGGGGGACCGGGTGGTGTTTGTGCCGCGCCGCGCGGGGGCGGCGGTGCAGGTGACGCGGGGCGGCGAATGCGCGGTGCGCCGGGTCGTGATCCGCGCATCCCAGGGGGCGGCGGTGGCGGGCGCGGCCACGGGCGGCATGGTGGTGGACCGGGTGACGGTGGCGCCGCCGCCGGGGGGCGGGCGGCTGCTTTCCGCCAACAGCGACGGGGCACATTTTCAGCAGAACACCCTCGGGCCGCTGGTGATGGGCTGTCATTTCGGGGCGGTCGGTGACGATGGCATCAACCTTCACTTTCCGCCCCAGCGCGTTTCCGGGGTCCTCTCCCCGGTCTCTTGCCGCCTGGAGGGGGGCGGCGAGATCTGGCCCGGCGATGTCCTTCTTTTTGTGGACACGGCGCGGGGCGCGGTGCGGGGATGGGGCCGCGCGGAGACCGTGCGCGGCGATGCCCGGGACGGGCTGCGCGTTGCTCTGGACCGTCCGGTGCCCGGAGTGGCGGCGGGGTCCTCCTGGAAGACGGCGGACACCGTCGCCAATGTGAGCCGCTGCGGTGGCGGATACGTGTTTCGGGACAACATTTTCCGCCGGGTCCGGGGGCATGGCATGGTGATGGACGCGCCGAACGGGCTGGTGGAGAACAATTTCTTTGACGAATGCGGCGGCATGGGCATCGTCTCGGGGGCGGATTTCACCGCCCCGCAGGGGGGGTACCCCTCCAACGTGGTGGTCCGGCGAAACACAGTGCGGGACTGCGGACGCGCGCCGGAGACGGGGATCTCCCCGCGCGGGGCGGCGGTTCATCTGGGCGCGGTGTGCCCGCGCGGGGTGTCGGAGGGGCGGCTGGTTGAAAATGTGGCGGTCGAGGACCTTTACTGTGTCAACCCGCCGGGGGCGGCGCTCTGGCTGGGCGGCGTGCGCGGCGCGGAGATCACGCGCCTGCGCGCCGCCTATGCGGCCGGGGCTGCGCCTCCCCGCGAGACGGCGGCGATGGTGGCCGAAAATGTGTCGGGCCTCCATGTGGACGATTGTTCGGTGGCCGCGCGCCAGCCGGAGATCACGGCGGCGCTCCGGCTGGGTCCGGACGTGGAACAGGCCACGGTCGGACGGCTCCAGGCGGACACCGCGCCGGGGTCGCCGCTGGTGGAAGAGGTTCGCGGCGACGGGGCGGAGTGAGCGACGCAAGGAGACGGGGCGTGCAGCATTTTGACGGTGATTATGTGGAATGGGTGCTGGAGCGGATTGGTCGGGCGCCGCGGCGCTCTTCAACCGGAGAGGTTTCTACGGCGGCCGTGACGGCGCACCTGCGCCATTCCGTCGAGCGGAGCCTGGGGCGCGTGCCGCCGGAGCCGTTCCGGGGCACTTGGTTTTCCGTGCATGTCCTGGGGCCTCTCGTGCTCGGGGGCTGGCTGCCGTTTCCCGAAGACGGCGCCGTGATGCCCTCCCTGTCAGATGCGGCGGTGGAAGGGGAGACGGCGGCGCTCAAGGCCGTTCTGGAGGAGTATCTGGCCCTGGTGCAGGCCGACGAGCTCCCGCCGGGGACGCACCCCCTCTACGGCCCCCTGGATGTCGCCGGATGGGAGCGGTTCCACCTGCGGCATTTCGAGCATCACCTGTCGCGGCTGGGCGTGTGAGTTGCTGAATCCCGGCGGCTACTCCGGCTTCTTGGGCATCTTCACCTTGGCGCCGAGTTTGAGCGCGTTGGATGCCGGGATGTTGTTGAGCTTCATGAACGCCTCCTGCGTCATGCCGCACTTGATCGCCAGCCGGTA
This window contains:
- a CDS encoding DUF1569 domain-containing protein, with protein sequence MQHFDGDYVEWVLERIGRAPRRSSTGEVSTAAVTAHLRHSVERSLGRVPPEPFRGTWFSVHVLGPLVLGGWLPFPEDGAVMPSLSDAAVEGETAALKAVLEEYLALVQADELPPGTHPLYGPLDVAGWERFHLRHFEHHLSRLGV